The following coding sequences lie in one Pararge aegeria chromosome 25, ilParAegt1.1, whole genome shotgun sequence genomic window:
- the LOC120634880 gene encoding uncharacterized protein LOC120634880 encodes MDNLHSIEHSISALTEHFNARMADFQRIIQTSIPATSPSSNVAAQFAAFRVFVLTSLESLQLQVQVLSKQYDIMETRSRRKMLLVHGVSEVQKENVSSAVMKVLSSHLGLPELTVSKLSYCKRLGQPKDGKARAILIKFSDLSVRNEVWSLKTRLKGTGVTISEFLTKERHDAFQAARQKFGVSQCWTRDGTIIVLGSDGKRHRVFTVADVKVIISKLDNVSMPTTSATADQASAVAGHSSVVHSNSAVPAPRSTRPQAEKARRAVRK; translated from the coding sequence ATGGATAATCTACATTCTATTGAACACTCAATTTCTGCACTAACAGAACACTTTAATGCGCGTATGGCTGACTTTCAACGAATAATTCAGACATCAATTCCTGCCACAAGTCCATCTTCAAATGTTGCTGCACAGTTTGCTGCATTTAGAGTGTTTGTTCTGACATCGCTTGAGAGTCTGCAACTACAAGTCCAGGTACTGTCAAAACAGTATGACATAATGGAGACACGGAGTAGAAGGAAAATGCTGTTGGTTCACGGTGTGTCCGAGGTGCAGAAAGAAAATGTGTCCTCTGCAGTTATGAAAGTATTGTCCAGTCATCTTGGCCTGCCAGAACTCACAGTATCCAAGCTCAGTTATTGTAAGCGCTTGGGTCAGCCTAAGGATGGCAAGGCTCGGGCCATATTGATAAAATTCAGTGACTTATCAGTTAGAAATGAAGTCTGGTCCTTGAAAACTCGGTTAAAAGGCACCGGGGTCACTATATCTGAGTTCTTGACAAAGGAGCGACACGATGCATTTCAGGCTGCAAGGCAAAAGTTTGGTGTTTCTCAATGTTGGACAAGGGATGGAACCATTATAGTTCTTGGTTCTGATGGTAAACGTCATAGGGTCTTCACAGTTGCAGATGTCAAAGTGATCATATCAAAACTAGATAATGTCTCGATGCCTACCACTTCTGCCACTGCGGATCAAGCAAGTGCTGTGGCTGGTCACTCTAGTGTTGTGCACTCAAATTCTGCAGTTCCTGCGCCGAGGAGCACAAGGCCACAGGCAGAGAAAGCTAGGAGAGCTGTTAGGAAGTAA